A genomic region of Catalinimonas niigatensis contains the following coding sequences:
- the smpB gene encoding SsrA-binding protein SmpB, whose protein sequence is MAKNEKQRFANKININNRKASYEYHFLDKYIAGIQLRGTEIKSIREGKVNLQEGFCYMKGGELFVKQMHISPYAQGTHYNHVSDRERKLLLTKKELEKIASKSEEKGLTMVPTRLFINDRGLAKLEFALAKGKKLYDKRDDIKQKDVKRELDRMHI, encoded by the coding sequence ATGGCAAAAAATGAAAAACAGCGATTTGCAAATAAAATTAATATCAATAATCGCAAAGCTAGTTATGAGTATCATTTTCTGGATAAATATATAGCGGGAATCCAATTAAGGGGTACTGAGATCAAATCAATCCGGGAAGGGAAAGTGAATTTACAGGAAGGGTTTTGTTATATGAAAGGAGGAGAGCTATTTGTAAAACAAATGCATATTTCTCCTTATGCCCAGGGTACGCATTATAATCATGTGTCTGATCGGGAACGTAAGCTTTTACTTACCAAAAAAGAACTGGAAAAAATAGCATCTAAAAGTGAGGAAAAAGGGCTGACTATGGTGCCAACTCGTTTATTTATCAATGATCGGGGGTTGGCGAAGCTTGAGTTTGCATTGGCAAAAGGAAAGAAACTCTATGACAAAAGAGATGACATCAAGCAGAAAGATGTAAAACGTGAATTAGATAGAATGCATATATAA
- a CDS encoding HNH endonuclease — translation MNHTVLLLNQDYSPLAICSMERAFILVFLNKAELLTEVEDDVLHTVDQSFPMPAVIRLYKYIHIPYRGVVLTRQNIFKRDRFSCQYCGANKNLTLDHVIPRSKGGKTSWGNLVTACRRCNTNKGDRSPEAAGLKLQKKPHKPTYLMFLRDYSGAMRKEWQPFLNYAS, via the coding sequence ATGAATCATACTGTTTTACTGCTGAATCAGGATTATAGCCCTTTAGCCATTTGCTCTATGGAGCGTGCCTTCATACTTGTTTTTTTGAATAAAGCTGAATTATTAACCGAAGTAGAAGATGATGTTTTACATACTGTAGATCAGTCATTCCCTATGCCTGCTGTGATCCGTCTTTATAAATACATTCATATCCCTTATCGTGGAGTAGTACTTACCCGTCAAAATATTTTTAAAAGAGATAGGTTTAGCTGCCAGTATTGTGGTGCTAATAAAAACCTCACACTTGATCATGTCATCCCTCGTTCCAAAGGGGGAAAAACCAGTTGGGGGAATTTGGTGACAGCCTGTAGGCGCTGCAATACCAACAAGGGAGACCGTTCACCTGAAGCAGCAGGCCTCAAGTTACAAAAAAAGCCCCACAAGCCTACTTACCTGATGTTCTTGCGCGACTACTCAGGTGCTATGCGTAAAGAATGGCAACCCTTTCTAAATTATGCCTCTTAA
- the sucC gene encoding ADP-forming succinate--CoA ligase subunit beta — MNIHEYQAKNILKQYGVQVQEGIVVDKLEQIKNAAKRLQDETGTKFFVIKAQIHAGGRGKGTVKETGSKGVVVSKLDGVEEKTKNILGGTLVTIQTGEAGKKVNKVLLAQDVYYPSPDDPNIKEYYLSITLDRAKGSNVIIASTEGGVEIEEVAESNPDAIIKEWIDPAIGLQPFQARKVAFALGLEGKAFKEMVKFINALYKAYMGMDASMFEINPVLKTSDDKILAVDAKVNIDDNALYRHPDLAELRDISEEDELEVEASKSGLNYVKLDGNVGCMVNGAGLAMATMDIIKLSGGEPANFLDVGGGANAQTVEAGFRIILKDPNVKAILINIFGGIVRGDRVASGVVEAYKNIGNINVPIIVRLQGTNAEEGAKIIEESGLKVRSAILLKDAADIVKEVLS, encoded by the coding sequence ATGAATATACATGAATATCAAGCCAAAAACATTCTTAAACAGTATGGCGTGCAAGTGCAAGAAGGCATTGTAGTTGACAAGCTGGAGCAAATTAAGAATGCTGCCAAACGATTACAGGACGAAACCGGCACCAAGTTTTTTGTTATAAAAGCACAAATCCATGCCGGAGGACGCGGAAAAGGTACTGTAAAAGAGACCGGCTCCAAAGGAGTGGTGGTCAGCAAGTTGGATGGAGTAGAAGAAAAGACAAAGAATATTCTCGGTGGTACATTAGTTACTATTCAAACGGGTGAAGCCGGAAAAAAAGTCAATAAAGTGTTGCTAGCCCAAGACGTTTATTATCCTTCTCCCGACGATCCCAATATCAAAGAATATTATCTTAGTATAACCCTTGATCGTGCTAAAGGCTCCAACGTAATCATCGCTTCTACTGAAGGTGGGGTTGAAATTGAGGAAGTTGCTGAAAGTAACCCTGATGCCATTATCAAAGAGTGGATTGACCCTGCAATCGGGCTTCAGCCTTTTCAGGCCAGAAAAGTAGCTTTTGCGCTGGGCTTAGAAGGTAAAGCCTTCAAGGAAATGGTAAAATTTATCAATGCGCTTTACAAAGCTTATATGGGAATGGACGCCTCTATGTTTGAGATTAATCCTGTTCTCAAAACTTCTGATGATAAAATTTTAGCGGTAGACGCCAAAGTCAATATTGATGATAATGCACTTTACCGCCACCCTGACCTGGCTGAACTCAGAGACATCTCTGAAGAAGATGAGCTAGAGGTCGAAGCCAGTAAATCCGGACTCAACTATGTGAAGTTGGATGGTAACGTTGGTTGTATGGTAAATGGAGCCGGTTTAGCGATGGCCACCATGGATATCATTAAACTATCCGGTGGTGAGCCTGCCAACTTTCTGGATGTTGGAGGCGGAGCTAATGCTCAGACTGTTGAGGCAGGATTCAGGATTATACTGAAAGATCCCAATGTAAAGGCAATCCTGATCAATATCTTCGGTGGTATTGTCCGTGGTGACCGTGTAGCCAGTGGAGTGGTAGAAGCCTATAAGAACATAGGAAATATCAATGTGCCTATCATTGTTCGTCTGCAAGGAACCAATGCCGAAGAAGGTGCTAAGATTATTGAAGAATCCGGTCTTAAAGTAAGATCCGCAATTTTACTAAAAGACGCTGCTGATATTGTAAAAGAAGTGCTAAGCTAA
- a CDS encoding ABC transporter ATP-binding protein — MLRAEHIVKTYGKIRVLKAIDLVIEQGKIVSIVGASGAGKSTLLHILGTLDKPDEGKVWLGDVELSRLKGNDLALYRNQNIGFIFQFHNLMPEFTALENVCIPGYLAGKKSDREVVNRGKELLELLGLKERMEHKPSEMSGGEQQRTAVARALMNNPAVVFADEPSGNLDSHTADELHKLFFKLRDEIGQTFVIVTHNEELANMADEKFEIKDGVIFTG, encoded by the coding sequence ATGCTTAGGGCAGAACATATTGTAAAAACGTACGGAAAAATCAGGGTATTGAAAGCCATAGATCTGGTGATTGAGCAGGGAAAGATTGTTTCCATAGTAGGCGCATCGGGTGCAGGCAAAAGTACTTTACTGCATATATTAGGTACATTAGATAAGCCTGATGAAGGAAAAGTATGGTTAGGGGATGTAGAACTATCGAGGTTGAAAGGAAATGATCTGGCGCTTTATCGCAACCAGAATATCGGTTTTATTTTCCAGTTTCATAACCTAATGCCAGAGTTTACTGCCCTAGAAAATGTATGTATCCCGGGTTATCTGGCAGGTAAAAAGAGTGACCGTGAGGTTGTAAACCGTGGAAAAGAGTTATTAGAACTGTTAGGACTAAAAGAGAGAATGGAACACAAACCTTCTGAAATGTCAGGAGGAGAACAGCAAAGAACAGCAGTTGCCCGGGCATTGATGAATAATCCGGCAGTAGTATTCGCTGATGAACCTAGCGGTAATCTTGATTCGCATACTGCCGATGAATTACACAAGCTTTTCTTTAAATTACGGGATGAGATCGGCCAGACTTTCGTGATCGTAACTCATAATGAGGAACTTGCAAACATGGCTGATGAGAAATTTGAGATCAAAGATGGCGTGATTTTTACTGGATAA
- a CDS encoding peroxiredoxin has protein sequence MVFNKDVLRVYLQYFLKIFINIMALSIGSKAPDFILPSTKGVDFQLSKDIVAKPCILYFYPKDFTPGCTQEACDFRDHFSYFEGLDIDIYGISRDSIPTHLRFKEKHQLPFDLLADEKGEVSKKYQALLPFLGTTRRITYLLDKEHRVASVYENMFGAGKHIQKMVQMTKKGVE, from the coding sequence TTGGTTTTTAACAAGGATGTATTGAGGGTTTACCTTCAATATTTTCTGAAAATATTCATAAATATTATGGCGTTATCTATTGGTAGCAAAGCTCCTGACTTTATTTTACCCTCTACTAAAGGGGTTGATTTTCAGCTAAGCAAGGATATAGTAGCAAAACCTTGTATCCTATACTTTTATCCGAAAGACTTTACTCCAGGCTGTACTCAGGAGGCATGTGATTTTCGCGATCATTTTTCATATTTTGAAGGGCTGGACATTGATATTTATGGAATTAGTAGAGATTCCATTCCCACACACCTTAGATTTAAAGAAAAGCATCAACTTCCCTTTGATCTATTAGCAGATGAAAAAGGGGAAGTTTCTAAAAAATACCAGGCCCTTTTGCCTTTTCTTGGAACCACCCGTCGTATTACTTATTTATTGGACAAAGAACACCGAGTAGCTTCAGTGTATGAAAATATGTTTGGGGCAGGCAAGCACATTCAAAAAATGGTACAAATGACCAAAAAAGGAGTTGAATGA
- a CDS encoding sigma-54-dependent transcriptional regulator, translating into MDTSGKSILVVEDEENLRGLLSKILSLEGFKIHEAGDVTTAKDILFNETVHLVVTDVMLPDSNGIEFTKFIKKEYPLTEVVVLTAFGNVKDGVRAMKLGAFDYLTKGDGDDMLPMIAKKAVEKAVLHRQVQEMEFRPESQSCFKKIIGKSRPVTRMIELAKKVAVTDTTVLLLGETGTGKELLAEAIHLSSRRRKGPFVTINCAAIPKDLQESELFGHKKGSFTGATMDKKGYFEVADRGTIFLDELGEMSPELQAKLLRALENRSFNRVGDTSPIPVDIRIIAATNRDLLDDENSEFRRDLYYRLSTFAIDLPPLRERPEDIEMIALHFLKINTESAGREMMKIDPEFMYHLREHHWPGNIRELKNVIERAVILSDDLEITADTLPNEVLTTNRREVTSKQEVTSKAEVVKEVVKDAMVYATAENDTESENDSTDLKTVEQEHILRVLTMVNGNKSEAAKRLDIGLATLYRKLKEYNVG; encoded by the coding sequence ATGGACACATCAGGAAAGTCGATACTAGTTGTAGAAGATGAAGAGAATTTAAGAGGACTACTTTCCAAAATCTTAAGTCTGGAGGGTTTTAAAATACATGAGGCTGGAGACGTAACTACTGCCAAAGATATATTGTTTAACGAAACTGTACATTTGGTAGTCACAGATGTAATGCTGCCAGACAGTAACGGTATAGAGTTTACTAAATTCATAAAAAAAGAATATCCCTTAACTGAAGTTGTTGTACTCACTGCTTTTGGTAACGTAAAAGATGGAGTAAGAGCGATGAAGTTAGGTGCGTTTGATTATCTGACAAAAGGAGATGGTGATGATATGCTACCAATGATTGCCAAGAAAGCTGTAGAAAAAGCAGTACTTCACCGTCAGGTACAGGAAATGGAATTCAGACCCGAATCACAATCTTGTTTCAAAAAAATCATCGGCAAGTCCAGACCTGTAACAAGGATGATAGAACTGGCTAAGAAAGTAGCTGTCACGGATACGACTGTGCTTTTGTTGGGAGAAACGGGTACAGGTAAAGAATTACTCGCTGAAGCAATTCACCTTTCCAGTCGCAGACGCAAAGGTCCCTTTGTAACTATCAACTGCGCAGCCATCCCCAAAGACCTGCAGGAATCAGAGTTATTTGGCCATAAGAAAGGCTCTTTTACAGGAGCTACTATGGATAAGAAAGGTTATTTTGAAGTGGCTGACCGAGGTACTATTTTTCTTGACGAGTTGGGAGAAATGAGTCCTGAATTACAAGCTAAACTACTTCGCGCCCTTGAAAACCGCAGCTTTAACAGGGTCGGAGATACTTCGCCCATTCCGGTAGATATCAGAATTATCGCGGCTACCAACCGTGATTTACTGGATGATGAAAATAGCGAATTTCGCAGGGATCTTTATTATCGGTTGAGTACTTTTGCTATTGACCTTCCTCCTTTGCGCGAACGTCCTGAAGATATAGAAATGATAGCTTTACACTTTTTGAAGATAAATACAGAAAGTGCAGGCAGAGAAATGATGAAAATTGATCCGGAATTCATGTATCATCTTAGAGAGCATCATTGGCCGGGAAATATCAGGGAACTGAAGAATGTGATTGAGAGAGCAGTCATTCTTTCTGACGATCTAGAAATTACTGCTGATACATTGCCGAATGAAGTGTTAACGACCAACAGGAGAGAAGTTACAAGCAAACAGGAAGTAACCTCTAAAGCTGAAGTAGTAAAAGAAGTAGTAAAAGATGCAATGGTATATGCTACCGCTGAAAATGATACTGAATCTGAAAATGACAGTACCGACCTTAAAACAGTAGAACAGGAGCATATACTGCGCGTACTTACCATGGTAAATGGCAATAAATCAGAAGCTGCAAAAAGACTTGACATTGGTTTAGCTACTCTTTACCGCAAGCTGAAAGAGTACAATGTAGGATAG
- a CDS encoding sensor histidine kinase yields MTSFYQKMKIRTQIFSGFLLVLFLTLILAVVTIYYLGNLGTASTRILEENYRSVKASEQILISLSKMDQILAKVCLGGNYNDSSLIVILDREKQILSNNIGICRQNATDQKEVRLVSQMEDEYASYIHYIDDFKKTGDKVGLYFTVLQRLNEVIRENCVQLVTLNHDDLRARDEYAQSLYFQSKMYIFLIMVLVLMIVGWTVYKVPHEIVKPLTKITEKIKRISDGEYQQEIKVDSSSELGELAKAFNDMSVRLQEFEKLNIEEVQIQKSRMESIIRSMNDGLIILDEQEEIILVNETSSHLIDMDESELIGKKLWELAEKNEVLYELEASLSKKEYKPVSMQESHSFLKINKEDGKSSFYTKEIFKVYSKDRALRKFLGHIITLKDITSFKESDEAKSNFIAVVSHELKTPLSALNMSLMLLSNTRFGSLNEEQSKTVTSMKREVQRLVNMVTELLDLSKVENGRITLDKEPIRPSILIEYAIAPVEVKFKQKDVLIVRKIDEELPEIFIDPEKISWVLINLMTNALRYSSEGSKIILEAKKVNDMVEFSVKDYGPGIAKDNLKRVFNKFVQLNTNGKKNKHGLGLGLAISKEVVQAHEGQIFVESEVGEWSRFYFKVPIYLEDNKSFQQPETQKSLYLS; encoded by the coding sequence ATGACTTCTTTTTATCAGAAGATGAAGATAAGAACCCAGATTTTTTCGGGCTTTCTGCTCGTACTTTTTTTAACACTGATTTTGGCAGTGGTTACTATCTATTATTTAGGTAACTTAGGTACCGCTTCTACCAGAATCCTGGAGGAAAATTATCGTTCAGTTAAAGCTTCAGAACAAATTCTTATTTCATTATCCAAGATGGATCAGATCCTCGCAAAAGTATGTCTGGGAGGCAATTATAATGACTCATCGCTCATCGTTATTCTGGATCGGGAAAAGCAAATTTTAAGTAATAATATTGGTATATGTCGTCAGAATGCTACTGACCAGAAGGAGGTGAGGCTGGTAAGCCAAATGGAAGATGAGTATGCTAGTTACATTCATTATATAGATGACTTCAAAAAAACTGGAGATAAGGTAGGCTTATATTTCACCGTTTTGCAAAGGCTGAATGAAGTCATCAGAGAAAACTGCGTACAACTTGTTACGCTCAATCATGACGACTTGAGAGCGAGAGATGAATATGCACAGTCTCTTTATTTCCAGTCTAAGATGTATATTTTTCTTATTATGGTATTGGTGCTAATGATTGTAGGCTGGACAGTATACAAAGTTCCGCATGAGATTGTAAAGCCGCTAACCAAAATTACAGAAAAGATCAAGCGCATATCGGATGGAGAGTATCAGCAAGAGATAAAAGTAGATTCCAGTAGTGAATTAGGAGAACTTGCCAAAGCGTTTAATGATATGTCTGTGCGTTTGCAGGAATTTGAGAAACTGAACATTGAAGAAGTTCAGATACAGAAAAGCCGGATGGAATCTATTATTCGCAGTATGAATGATGGTTTGATCATTTTGGACGAACAGGAAGAAATTATACTGGTAAACGAAACTAGTTCTCATCTGATAGATATGGATGAGAGTGAATTAATCGGGAAAAAACTTTGGGAACTGGCTGAAAAAAATGAAGTGCTCTATGAGTTGGAAGCTTCGCTAAGCAAGAAAGAATACAAGCCGGTGTCTATGCAAGAGAGTCATAGTTTCCTGAAAATCAATAAAGAAGACGGAAAAAGTTCCTTTTATACCAAAGAGATTTTTAAGGTATACAGCAAAGATAGGGCATTAAGAAAGTTCTTGGGACATATCATCACACTTAAGGATATTACTTCTTTTAAAGAATCGGATGAGGCTAAATCAAATTTTATTGCGGTAGTATCACATGAACTCAAAACACCTCTTTCAGCCCTCAATATGAGCCTTATGCTGCTCAGCAATACCCGCTTTGGCTCATTAAATGAAGAGCAAAGCAAAACAGTAACCTCTATGAAGAGAGAAGTGCAGCGACTGGTAAACATGGTCACTGAGCTCTTAGACCTCTCTAAAGTAGAGAACGGACGGATCACTTTGGATAAGGAGCCGATCAGGCCTTCTATATTGATTGAATATGCTATTGCTCCGGTGGAAGTGAAGTTCAAACAAAAAGATGTGCTTATTGTAAGAAAGATTGATGAGGAGTTACCAGAGATATTTATAGATCCGGAGAAGATATCCTGGGTATTGATTAATTTGATGACCAATGCGCTTCGCTATTCCTCTGAAGGAAGCAAAATCATATTAGAAGCAAAAAAAGTCAATGATATGGTAGAGTTTTCTGTCAAAGATTATGGTCCAGGTATTGCCAAAGATAACCTGAAGAGGGTTTTCAACAAGTTTGTTCAGCTTAATACCAATGGCAAAAAAAATAAGCATGGCTTAGGCCTTGGCTTGGCTATTTCTAAAGAAGTTGTCCAGGCACATGAAGGACAAATATTTGTAGAAAGTGAGGTAGGAGAATGGAGCAGGTTCTATTTTAAGGTGCCTATTTATTTGGAAGATAACAAGTCATTTCAACAGCCTGAGACTCAGAAATCCCTCTATCTGAGTTGA
- a CDS encoding DMT family transporter produces MHISKGIKYMLLSTFLFACMNVLVKFASHIPAVEIVFFRSMISLVISYTILKTKGISLWGNNKTLLIARGATGAVGLILYFILIQQIPLATAVTLQFLAPIVTAILGMLLLHERVKPWQWVFFLLSFGGIWVVNGFDTRVELIHLLMGLLAAFGAGMAYTIIRKLKKSEHPLVIVMYFPLVTMPITGLYSAWHWVMPQGIEWLTLLGIGVLTQFAQYFLTKSFQEEEINKVASLNYLSILYALFFGYVFFEETFNIYTYLGMLLVISGVILNIWYKERSNRIQKRVVSVKRTV; encoded by the coding sequence ATGCATATTAGTAAAGGCATCAAATACATGCTGCTTTCTACCTTCCTGTTTGCCTGTATGAATGTGCTGGTCAAATTTGCTTCTCACATTCCAGCGGTAGAAATAGTTTTTTTTCGCTCTATGATTTCGCTGGTCATCAGCTATACAATCCTTAAAACCAAAGGTATTTCTTTATGGGGTAACAATAAAACTTTGCTGATAGCCAGAGGCGCGACTGGTGCCGTGGGTTTAATTTTATATTTCATCCTTATCCAGCAAATTCCTCTGGCCACTGCAGTTACTCTGCAATTTCTTGCCCCCATTGTCACTGCTATTTTAGGTATGTTGCTTCTGCATGAGCGAGTGAAACCCTGGCAGTGGGTGTTTTTCTTGCTGTCATTTGGGGGGATATGGGTAGTCAATGGATTCGACACCCGGGTAGAACTTATACATTTATTGATGGGACTCCTTGCTGCCTTTGGAGCAGGCATGGCATATACCATTATCCGCAAGCTTAAGAAAAGTGAACATCCTCTGGTGATTGTAATGTATTTTCCTCTGGTAACCATGCCTATTACCGGTTTATATTCAGCATGGCATTGGGTGATGCCCCAAGGTATAGAATGGCTGACCCTACTAGGAATTGGTGTATTGACTCAGTTTGCCCAGTATTTTCTGACAAAATCATTTCAGGAAGAGGAGATCAATAAAGTGGCAAGTCTGAACTATTTAAGCATTCTCTATGCATTGTTCTTTGGCTACGTTTTCTTTGAAGAAACCTTTAATATTTACACCTATTTGGGGATGTTGCTGGTGATCAGTGGTGTCATTCTTAACATCTGGTACAAAGAAAGAAGCAATAGAATTCAAAAAAGAGTGGTTTCTGTAAAACGCACAGTATAG
- the tgt gene encoding tRNA guanosine(34) transglycosylase Tgt — MKFELQSNDIKSKARAGVIHTDHGAIHTPIFMPVGTAGTVKAVHQRELKQDINAEIILGNTYHLYLRPGLSLLEKAGGLHKFNGWNGPILTDSGGYQVYSLSENRKIEEEGVTFRSHIDGSRHIFSPERVMDIQRSIGADIIMAFDECTPYPCEYDYAKTSLAMTHRWLKRCCKRFDSTQPRYEYAQTLFPIVQGSVYKDLRVQSAEFIASCERDGNAIGGLAVGEPAEMMYEMTELVCDILPKDKPRYLMGVGTPANILESIALGVDMFDCVMPTRNARNGMLFTTQGIINIRNEKWKDDLSAIDEELGGYASTHYSKAYLRHLVHSKEMLGAQIASIHNLTFYLWLVGQAREHIKAGDFAGWKNSIVSKLMTRL; from the coding sequence ATGAAGTTCGAGTTACAATCAAATGATATAAAATCTAAAGCCAGAGCGGGAGTTATCCATACTGATCATGGCGCCATTCACACACCTATTTTTATGCCGGTAGGTACTGCTGGCACTGTAAAAGCAGTGCATCAGAGAGAACTGAAACAAGATATAAACGCTGAGATTATTCTGGGCAATACTTATCATTTGTACCTTAGGCCGGGACTTTCTTTATTGGAAAAAGCAGGTGGACTGCACAAGTTTAATGGTTGGAATGGCCCAATACTTACTGATAGTGGTGGCTATCAGGTATATTCACTATCAGAAAACCGTAAAATTGAAGAAGAGGGAGTTACCTTTAGGTCGCATATTGATGGTTCGCGTCATATTTTCAGTCCGGAGAGGGTAATGGATATACAGCGTAGCATCGGAGCTGATATTATTATGGCTTTTGATGAATGTACGCCTTATCCTTGCGAATATGATTATGCCAAAACTTCGTTAGCGATGACTCACCGTTGGTTAAAACGATGCTGCAAACGTTTTGACAGTACTCAACCTCGCTATGAATATGCACAAACATTATTTCCGATTGTACAGGGAAGTGTATACAAAGATCTGCGTGTCCAATCGGCAGAGTTTATTGCTTCCTGCGAAAGAGATGGCAATGCAATTGGTGGACTTGCAGTAGGAGAACCTGCTGAAATGATGTATGAAATGACGGAATTGGTTTGCGATATTTTGCCCAAGGACAAACCTCGTTATCTTATGGGTGTAGGAACTCCAGCCAACATACTGGAATCAATTGCACTGGGAGTGGATATGTTTGATTGCGTGATGCCTACCAGAAATGCCCGGAATGGCATGTTGTTTACCACCCAGGGAATCATTAACATCAGGAACGAAAAATGGAAAGATGATCTTTCTGCTATTGATGAAGAACTGGGAGGATATGCAAGTACACATTATTCAAAAGCTTATTTGAGACATCTTGTGCATTCAAAAGAAATGCTCGGAGCTCAAATTGCCAGTATTCATAACCTGACTTTTTATTTGTGGCTTGTAGGACAGGCAAGAGAGCATATCAAGGCAGGTGATTTTGCTGGTTGGAAAAATAGCATAGTAAGTAAACTAATGACAAGACTTTAA
- a CDS encoding LptF/LptG family permease, with the protein MKILDLYIIKKFLGTFFFVVLLLVAIVSVIDYTEKNDDFMEHQLKLGEVLSYYIDFIPYVASLITPITVFIAVVFVTSKLAGNTEIIAILSSGVSFRRLMIPYMIGALFIAAVSFWLNGWVIPNANKSRIAFEIKYVKSPFYYDERNIHMKISPEAYAYMESYNNNAEVGYRFTLEKIQGNQMLEKLTARRIEWDSTSAKWKLKNWTLHSFKGMEESIDSGNEMDTTLNIHPKDFGSTYGMYETLTLPELDQHIEVLRERGANDIPLYLVEKYIRYMSPFTAIILTFIGVIMSARKARGGSGFQIALGFGIAFLFIIFFIFARSIAETSTVNPIIAVWVPNIIFSCVGLVLYKFIPR; encoded by the coding sequence ATGAAGATACTTGACCTCTATATCATCAAGAAGTTTTTGGGAACATTCTTTTTTGTTGTGTTGCTTTTGGTAGCTATAGTAAGCGTTATCGATTATACAGAAAAGAATGATGACTTTATGGAGCATCAGCTTAAACTAGGCGAGGTTTTATCTTATTATATAGATTTTATACCTTATGTAGCAAGTCTGATTACACCCATTACTGTTTTCATTGCTGTAGTATTTGTTACTTCCAAGCTAGCCGGAAACACAGAAATTATTGCCATCCTGAGCAGCGGAGTGAGTTTTCGCCGTTTAATGATACCTTATATGATTGGCGCTCTTTTCATTGCTGCTGTAAGTTTCTGGCTAAATGGGTGGGTAATACCAAATGCCAATAAGAGTAGGATTGCTTTTGAGATTAAATATGTGAAAAGCCCCTTCTATTATGATGAGCGTAATATTCATATGAAGATCTCTCCTGAAGCTTATGCTTATATGGAAAGTTATAATAACAATGCTGAAGTTGGATATCGCTTTACCCTTGAAAAGATTCAGGGCAATCAGATGCTGGAAAAACTTACGGCGCGCCGGATAGAATGGGATTCTACTTCTGCCAAGTGGAAGCTCAAAAACTGGACTTTGCACAGTTTTAAAGGTATGGAAGAATCTATAGATAGTGGTAATGAAATGGATACCACCCTAAATATACATCCAAAAGATTTTGGAAGTACTTATGGGATGTACGAAACACTGACGCTGCCAGAACTTGATCAACATATTGAGGTACTGCGTGAAAGAGGAGCCAATGATATACCTCTTTACCTAGTGGAGAAGTATATACGGTATATGTCGCCTTTCACAGCAATTATTCTCACTTTCATAGGCGTAATTATGTCTGCCAGAAAGGCGAGGGGAGGTTCTGGTTTCCAGATTGCTTTGGGGTTCGGTATTGCGTTTCTGTTCATTATTTTCTTCATCTTTGCCCGAAGTATAGCAGAGACGAGCACAGTAAATCCCATAATTGCGGTATGGGTGCCAAATATCATTTTTAGCTGTGTAGGCCTTGTATTATACAAATTTATTCCACGTTAA